A portion of the Bifidobacterium lemurum genome contains these proteins:
- a CDS encoding LacI family DNA-binding transcriptional regulator codes for MVGERRKAKVTLPDVAKLAGVSVASVSNYLNDYPHMRPTTKQRIQNAIDELGYVVNEQARNLRSGRTGLITLSIPDLNQIYFAELAEEVIKAARTRGYGVIVESTGNDKQRELDSIASMARNMTDGLILSPVKMSNDDVASMEGDFPLVMLGERVFKAPAPHVMMPNEAASRAVTEHLLDAGCRTVAVVGGTLDGSNSSSRSLRTQGYVEAMRHRGLTVDPALVREVGEWTSKNGALAVERMYREGIRPDAIFALNDLLALGVISQLREMRVRVPESVRVVGFDDINEAQYTIPSLTSVNPDRARIAELAVDLILGQVMTGRRASADKYPVPFTLVYRDSSPIMSS; via the coding sequence CTGGTGGGCGAGCGACGTAAAGCCAAGGTCACTTTGCCGGATGTGGCGAAGCTGGCCGGGGTGTCGGTTGCGTCGGTGTCCAATTACCTCAACGATTACCCGCATATGCGTCCTACCACGAAGCAGCGCATTCAGAACGCCATTGATGAGTTGGGCTATGTGGTTAACGAGCAGGCCCGTAATCTGCGTTCTGGACGCACAGGCCTAATCACTTTGTCGATTCCCGACCTGAACCAGATTTATTTCGCGGAGCTTGCCGAGGAAGTGATCAAGGCGGCGCGCACGCGCGGGTATGGCGTCATCGTCGAATCGACGGGTAACGATAAGCAGCGGGAGCTGGACTCCATCGCTTCTATGGCGCGGAATATGACCGATGGTCTGATTCTCAGCCCGGTCAAAATGAGCAATGACGATGTTGCGTCCATGGAAGGGGACTTCCCTTTGGTCATGTTGGGCGAGCGTGTTTTCAAAGCGCCGGCTCCGCACGTGATGATGCCTAATGAGGCCGCTTCCCGGGCTGTCACGGAACATCTTTTAGATGCGGGGTGCCGCACTGTCGCCGTGGTTGGCGGCACTCTGGACGGCTCGAACTCGTCATCGCGTTCGTTGCGAACGCAGGGGTACGTCGAGGCTATGAGGCATCGGGGGCTGACGGTGGATCCTGCGTTGGTGCGGGAGGTGGGGGAGTGGACCAGCAAGAATGGCGCTCTTGCCGTGGAGCGGATGTATCGGGAGGGTATCCGGCCTGACGCCATATTCGCGTTGAACGACCTGCTGGCTCTCGGTGTGATCAGCCAGCTTCGCGAGATGCGCGTGCGTGTGCCGGAAAGCGTGAGGGTGGTGGGTTTTGATGACATCAATGAGGCACAGTACACCATTCCTTCGTTGACTAGTGTGAACCCAGATCGGGCGAGAATCGCCGAACTGGCTGTGGATTTAATTCTTGGCCAGGTCATGACGGGCAGGCGTGCCTCCGCCGACAAGTATCCCGTCCCGTTCACGTTGGTGTATAGGGATTCCTCTCCCATCATGTCCAGCTGA